In one window of bacterium DNA:
- a CDS encoding TIGR00730 family Rossman fold protein: MIGAVCVFCGSSPGDRPVFADAARALGTTLAHRGIRLVYGGGNVGLMGVVADAALAAGGEVVGVIPEALFAKEVAHGGLTKLHRVQSMHERKTLMYDLSDGFIALPGGIGTLEEIFEILTWGQLGLHQKPCGFLNVEGYFDPLLAFMDEMVSRRFVKEKHRALVMTSPDVDGLLERFERFHPPRLDKWIEPGET; the protein is encoded by the coding sequence ATGATCGGCGCTGTATGCGTCTTTTGCGGTTCGAGCCCCGGTGACCGCCCGGTCTTTGCGGACGCGGCGCGGGCCTTGGGGACGACGCTTGCGCACCGCGGGATCCGGCTGGTCTACGGAGGGGGGAACGTGGGTCTCATGGGCGTCGTCGCCGACGCCGCCCTGGCCGCCGGCGGAGAGGTGGTCGGCGTCATCCCGGAGGCCCTCTTTGCCAAGGAGGTCGCGCACGGGGGCCTGACCAAGCTCCATCGGGTCCAGTCCATGCACGAACGGAAAACGCTCATGTACGACCTCTCCGATGGATTCATCGCCTTGCCCGGCGGGATCGGAACCCTTGAAGAAATTTTCGAGATCCTCACCTGGGGGCAGTTGGGTCTCCATCAAAAGCCTTGCGGTTTCTTGAATGTTGAGGGTTATTTCGACCCGCTTCTGGCGTTCATGGACGAAATGGTGAGCAGGCGGTTCGTGAAGGAGAAACACCGGGCGCTCGTGATGACCTCGCCGGACGTGGACGGGCTCCTCGAGCGATTCGAGCGGTTCCATCCCCCCCGCCTGGACAAGTGGATCGAACCCGGCGAGACTTAG
- a CDS encoding isovaleryl-CoA dehydrogenase: MSTHEVFNQPPPLENLNLFTSDAALVDAVSREGAGAFIDDLARFGELLGRPESIRLGFEANENTPVLKTHDRFGNRLDEVDYHPSWHELMRLSVENGLHSGPWKTDKPGSHVARAAKMFLMSQAEFGHLCPISMTYSVVPALRKQPDVAAEWETLITSSVYDRRFVPASRKKGVILGMGMTEKQGGSDVRANTTRAVPQGKGGPGGEYVVTGHKWFVSAPMSDAFLILAQAPKGLSCFLLPRWKPDGTKNPFFIQRLKNKLGNRSNASGEVEIDGAWARMVGEEGRGVPTIIEMVNHTRLDCTIGSSSLMRQALVQALHHTGHRNAFGKTLIDQPLMRNVLADLAVESEAATLLAMRLAHAYDHENDGFEDAFRRIATAVSKYWICKRAPSHVYEALECLGGGGFVEESILPRLYREAPVNAVWEGSGNVIALDVLRAAQKEPKTLEALIAEIKKASDIRLDHHLDRILNAAKKIPADESLARRLVEGLALALQASLLLRRGHPAVAEAFLASRLGGDWGHAFGTLPATADLAAIIERARPKVG, encoded by the coding sequence ATGTCCACGCATGAGGTCTTCAACCAGCCCCCTCCCCTCGAGAACCTGAACCTATTCACCTCCGACGCCGCCCTGGTCGACGCGGTCTCGCGCGAGGGCGCTGGGGCCTTCATCGACGATCTGGCCCGTTTCGGCGAACTCCTGGGGAGACCCGAATCGATCCGCCTGGGCTTCGAGGCGAACGAAAATACCCCCGTCCTCAAGACGCATGACCGCTTCGGGAACCGCCTCGACGAAGTGGATTATCATCCTTCCTGGCACGAGCTCATGCGCCTCTCGGTCGAGAACGGGCTGCACAGCGGGCCGTGGAAGACGGACAAACCCGGGAGCCACGTCGCCCGCGCGGCCAAGATGTTCCTCATGAGCCAGGCGGAATTCGGACACCTCTGCCCGATCTCGATGACCTATTCGGTCGTTCCCGCGCTCCGGAAACAACCCGACGTCGCGGCCGAATGGGAAACTCTGATCACCTCCTCCGTCTATGACCGGCGCTTCGTCCCCGCCTCACGCAAGAAGGGCGTGATCCTCGGCATGGGGATGACGGAGAAGCAGGGCGGTTCCGACGTGCGCGCGAACACGACCAGGGCCGTTCCTCAGGGAAAGGGCGGGCCGGGCGGCGAGTACGTCGTCACGGGCCACAAGTGGTTCGTCTCCGCCCCGATGAGCGACGCCTTTCTCATCCTTGCCCAGGCCCCCAAGGGTCTCTCCTGCTTTCTCCTCCCCCGCTGGAAACCGGACGGAACGAAGAACCCCTTTTTCATCCAGCGGCTCAAGAACAAGCTCGGCAACCGCTCGAACGCCTCCGGCGAGGTGGAAATCGACGGCGCCTGGGCGCGGATGGTCGGAGAGGAAGGCCGCGGCGTCCCGACCATCATCGAGATGGTCAACCACACGCGGCTGGATTGCACGATCGGCTCGTCGTCCCTCATGCGGCAGGCGTTGGTCCAGGCCTTGCACCACACCGGCCACCGGAACGCCTTCGGCAAGACGTTGATCGACCAACCCCTCATGCGAAACGTCCTGGCCGACCTGGCCGTCGAGTCCGAGGCGGCGACCCTCCTCGCCATGCGGCTGGCCCACGCCTACGACCACGAAAACGACGGCTTCGAGGACGCCTTCCGCCGGATCGCCACCGCCGTCTCGAAGTATTGGATCTGCAAGCGCGCGCCCTCACACGTCTACGAAGCCCTGGAATGCCTCGGCGGCGGCGGGTTCGTGGAGGAATCCATCCTGCCCAGGCTTTACCGCGAGGCCCCGGTCAATGCCGTCTGGGAAGGGTCCGGAAACGTCATCGCCCTCGACGTCCTGAGGGCGGCGCAGAAGGAGCCTAAAACCCTGGAAGCCTTGATCGCCGAGATCAAGAAGGCTTCGGACATCCGCCTCGACCATCATTTGGACCGCATCTTGAATGCCGCAAAGAAGATTCCGGCCGACGAATCCCTGGCCCGGAGACTGGTCGAAGGTTTGGCCCTGGCCCTTCAGGCCTCGCTCCTCCTTCGCCGCGGACACCCGGCCGTCGCGGAAGCCTTCCTCGCCTCGCGCCTGGGCGGCGACTGGGGCCATGCCTTCGGGACCCTGCCGGCGACGGCGGATCTTGCGGCGATCATCGAACGGGCTCGGCCGAAGGTGGGATGA